One Cedecea neteri DNA segment encodes these proteins:
- a CDS encoding GlsB/YeaQ/YmgE family stress response membrane protein: MGILAWIIFGLIAGVVAKLIMPGKDGGGIILTCILGIVGAVVGGWVATALHLGGPVTGFNWPSFFVAVIGAIIVLAIFRMVRR, from the coding sequence ATGGGTATCCTGGCCTGGATTATTTTTGGTCTTATCGCGGGTGTGGTCGCTAAGTTGATTATGCCTGGCAAAGACGGCGGCGGTATTATCCTCACTTGTATTCTGGGGATCGTGGGCGCGGTTGTCGGCGGCTGGGTGGCGACGGCATTGCACCTTGGCGGACCGGTAACCGGTTTTAACTGGCCAAGTTTCTTTGTGGCGGTGATTGGCGCCATTATTGTGCTGGCTATTTTCAGGATGGTACGACGGTAG
- a CDS encoding DUF6384 family protein translates to MDKIKLSDQLGAMAIIDTLHAQQIAVDEHLDLPLLRQKISQRIRDYYQKSGTVVNDELIEEGVKNWFTHRLSYQSPSLTLSQRLGANLYLTSPKWLKGLAVLVLCGALFTGYRLYDTHKQQVALSDNIALQIKRSQDLTGIAHYIKGTLDVANKAALVWATKPLAEVEDKVNGMLEQFSHQQPQNLVMAGSRTEREEQLQALTALNDKQRDRLEYTNNLIVDVPRLLQADGALQEITADPQFATFLSQSSDVSAKFEAAKQAILQNSPTVEAAVATVSTAVEQQKTRIERMKIFAEKKNKLLGLPLSSGDRKTLSDFVAGLERSVAERGYTEIIPPPEWIESINRLDEMYAYVVEPLTFIVVDRIGEKSGVERTYDESGGRSWYLITEAINSRGVPQAVWVKDSETGRERKTTTFGIRISQAEFEKLKKDKQEDGHIDNYIVGNKPANQLTVRYQRPVMSGRILSW, encoded by the coding sequence ATGGATAAGATAAAACTCAGCGATCAGCTTGGGGCGATGGCTATCATCGACACACTGCATGCCCAGCAAATTGCCGTTGACGAGCATTTAGACCTGCCGTTGTTAAGGCAGAAAATCAGCCAACGCATACGCGACTACTACCAGAAATCGGGCACTGTTGTGAATGACGAGCTGATTGAAGAAGGTGTGAAAAACTGGTTCACACACCGTCTGAGCTATCAGTCACCGTCGCTAACCCTCAGCCAGCGGCTGGGCGCAAACCTGTACCTGACCAGCCCGAAGTGGTTAAAAGGACTGGCCGTGCTGGTGTTGTGCGGCGCCCTGTTTACCGGCTATCGTCTTTATGACACCCATAAGCAGCAGGTAGCGTTGAGCGACAATATTGCGCTGCAGATAAAGAGAAGCCAGGACCTGACGGGGATTGCCCACTACATAAAGGGGACGCTGGATGTTGCCAATAAGGCGGCACTTGTCTGGGCCACGAAACCGTTAGCCGAGGTTGAGGATAAGGTCAACGGCATGTTGGAGCAGTTTTCGCATCAGCAGCCACAAAACTTGGTGATGGCGGGTTCCCGTACTGAGCGCGAGGAACAGCTCCAAGCGCTGACAGCGCTGAACGACAAACAAAGAGATCGCCTGGAATATACCAATAATCTCATCGTCGACGTACCTCGTCTGCTGCAGGCTGACGGCGCGCTGCAGGAGATTACCGCTGATCCACAGTTCGCGACATTCCTCAGCCAGTCCTCTGACGTTTCAGCCAAATTCGAGGCGGCGAAACAGGCGATCTTGCAGAATAGCCCGACGGTGGAGGCCGCTGTGGCAACGGTCAGCACCGCCGTTGAGCAGCAAAAAACTCGCATTGAGCGAATGAAAATTTTTGCGGAAAAGAAGAATAAGCTTCTCGGACTCCCCCTTTCCAGCGGTGACAGGAAAACACTCAGCGATTTTGTCGCCGGGCTGGAGCGTAGCGTAGCCGAACGCGGCTATACAGAGATTATTCCACCGCCGGAATGGATAGAGTCTATCAACCGCCTGGATGAAATGTATGCCTATGTGGTGGAACCTCTGACGTTCATCGTTGTGGATCGCATCGGTGAAAAATCGGGTGTGGAGAGAACTTACGATGAATCAGGCGGCCGCAGTTGGTACCTGATAACAGAAGCGATAAACAGCCGCGGCGTGCCGCAGGCGGTGTGGGTCAAAGACAGTGAAACCGGGCGGGAACGCAAGACAACCACCTTCGGAATTCGAATCTCCCAGGCCGAGTTTGAAAAGCTCAAAAAAGACAAGCAGGAAGATGGGCATATCGATAACTACATCGTCGGTAATAAGCCAGCCAATCAACTTACCGTTCGTTATCAGCGCCCGGTCATGAGCGGGCGGATTCTGAGCTGGTAA
- the ldcA gene encoding muramoyltetrapeptide carboxypeptidase, with translation MSLIHLIAPSGYCVNQQAAARGIRRLEENGHQVVNQQAVTRRFQRFAGTDSERLAELNQLAALPPETDIVLAVRGGYGVSRLLEHIDFSRLGAVLRARPQIICGHSDFTAFQLGLLAQCGAITFSGPMLAGNFGAEERDEYTWRHFWQALSEPTFTLSWENDAPAMQASGTVWGGNLAMLISLVGTPFLPQIDGGILVVEDINEHPFRVERMLLQLYHAGILSRQKAIILGSFNGTTTTDYDAGYTFEEMRKTLQQRLNIPVLSGLPFGHEPQTVTLPLGAFGELAHDGVTSRLTLSGHPVLR, from the coding sequence ATGTCTCTGATTCATTTAATCGCCCCGTCCGGCTACTGCGTTAATCAACAGGCCGCGGCCAGGGGCATTCGTCGGCTGGAAGAGAATGGGCATCAGGTCGTCAATCAGCAGGCAGTGACAAGGCGTTTTCAACGTTTTGCCGGTACGGACAGTGAACGACTGGCGGAACTTAATCAGCTGGCGGCGCTACCGCCGGAAACGGACATTGTGCTGGCCGTGCGCGGGGGTTACGGCGTGAGCCGCCTGCTTGAGCACATTGATTTTTCACGTCTGGGTGCTGTGCTACGCGCCCGGCCACAAATTATCTGCGGCCATAGCGACTTTACTGCTTTTCAGCTAGGCCTGTTGGCACAGTGCGGGGCCATCACCTTCAGCGGGCCAATGCTTGCCGGAAATTTTGGTGCCGAGGAGAGGGATGAATACACCTGGCGCCACTTTTGGCAGGCGCTCAGCGAACCGACGTTCACGCTAAGTTGGGAAAACGATGCGCCCGCGATGCAGGCCAGCGGCACGGTTTGGGGCGGCAATCTCGCGATGCTGATCTCTCTGGTCGGCACGCCGTTTCTGCCGCAAATAGACGGTGGCATTCTGGTTGTGGAAGACATTAATGAACATCCCTTCCGCGTTGAGCGCATGCTGCTGCAGCTTTACCATGCGGGGATTCTGTCACGCCAGAAAGCAATTATTTTAGGAAGTTTTAACGGTACAACCACAACAGATTACGATGCAGGATATACTTTTGAAGAAATGCGTAAAACGCTGCAACAACGCCTTAATATACCAGTCCTTTCCGGCCTGCCTTTTGGACATGAGCCGCAAACCGTGACGCTGCCGCTCGGCGCGTTTGGCGAACTGGCCCACGACGGCGTCACCTCCCGGCTGACGTTGAGCGGGCACCCGGTACTTCGCTAA
- a CDS encoding merozoite surface protein 3b, whose amino-acid sequence MMTSAVASYTNRAIQKLQKLGIMPAPEAETPVLVLLDAIADLDTDRVTAIGRTLQQQSAFNAVVRDNISSMDVANRQTKIVAAFDSIRQDATQMVGWLDDGKLDLMERIKSGWMTLRRGSIPDRFNAIKKTWLEVAKASDDQISREKVILDAYQDFRFGLKEAHVDAMALMTMTEQRVEQCRQTLLSAQTAADSNDTADGAERSRRELVRDEALRAMQKEDERYQIVKDLTDNLLIAYNAAEAVFARLQQTNAIKERVYRQGVTFFATNEIVFTALSASMTSLQGLDESTKTLEAMKAGINDGLNTIASNGTKQLEAGLRAGYGSTIKAESVRSLVNAIVSFQESSYKMIEELRGEATKNAEELAAVVEDGKRRFTSIVNKAELTR is encoded by the coding sequence ATGATGACATCTGCCGTAGCCAGCTATACCAACCGGGCCATACAAAAATTACAGAAACTGGGCATCATGCCCGCGCCAGAAGCCGAAACACCGGTGCTGGTGCTGCTGGACGCGATTGCGGACCTGGATACCGATCGCGTTACCGCCATCGGCAGAACGTTGCAGCAGCAAAGCGCATTTAATGCCGTCGTGCGCGACAATATTTCAAGCATGGATGTTGCCAACCGCCAGACAAAAATCGTCGCCGCTTTCGACTCTATCCGCCAGGATGCAACCCAAATGGTGGGCTGGCTTGACGACGGAAAACTTGACCTGATGGAGCGCATTAAATCCGGCTGGATGACCCTCCGTCGTGGCTCTATTCCGGATCGATTCAACGCTATCAAAAAGACCTGGCTCGAGGTGGCGAAAGCCTCCGATGACCAAATCTCCCGCGAGAAAGTTATTCTCGACGCCTATCAGGATTTCCGTTTTGGCCTGAAAGAAGCTCATGTGGATGCCATGGCGCTTATGACCATGACAGAGCAACGTGTAGAACAATGCCGTCAGACGCTGCTGAGCGCTCAGACCGCCGCTGACAGTAACGATACCGCTGACGGTGCAGAACGCTCACGCCGCGAATTGGTCCGGGATGAAGCCCTCCGCGCGATGCAAAAAGAAGATGAGCGCTATCAAATCGTCAAGGACCTTACCGACAACCTGCTTATCGCCTACAACGCGGCGGAAGCGGTATTTGCCCGACTGCAGCAAACTAACGCCATTAAAGAGCGCGTTTACCGCCAGGGCGTGACCTTTTTTGCCACGAACGAAATCGTCTTTACCGCGCTTTCCGCTTCAATGACCTCGCTGCAAGGCCTGGACGAAAGTACCAAAACGCTGGAAGCAATGAAGGCTGGCATCAACGACGGGCTTAACACTATTGCCTCCAACGGCACCAAACAGCTGGAAGCTGGACTTCGGGCTGGTTACGGATCAACCATCAAAGCAGAATCAGTGCGTTCTCTGGTGAACGCCATCGTCAGTTTCCAGGAATCCAGCTACAAAATGATTGAGGAACTGCGCGGCGAAGCCACGAAAAATGCTGAAGAGCTGGCGGCGGTGGTGGAAGACGGGAAGCGCCGCTTCACCAGCATTGTCAATAAAGCAGAACTGACGCGCTGA
- a CDS encoding TonB-dependent siderophore receptor: MIKVFTVKRSALLCALALIAPFSSSAEETLVVTAKPADTATSPTLGYTATTTRGATKTDEPLITTGQSISVVTRQQMEDQGAQTINNALNYTPGVFTGFSGGATRYDTVALRGFHGGDVNNIFLDGLRLMSDAGSFNVVQVDPWFLERLDVIKGPSSALYGQTVPGGLVMETSKRPQFVEEGHVRAIFGNHNTNGTAFDYTNAINDQWAFRITGLTKNSDTQYENTRDERYAISPSLLWQPDDATSLVLRAYLEKDPSGGYHGSVPGDGSLYTTTGRKLDTGFSDVQPGDDAFKRHQQIYSYEFAHAFDDVWSFRSNASYTHSNVALRQAYQIGWADTAHNELARYYSRENSSLDAWAIDNQLEADFATGDLQHKVVLGGEYHRFTNDLTDGTGYTTNLNPWTDVSGGVGGYYYYDPRDPSYTTINQGLLVKSGRRQYEQTGAYLQDEMKWDRWHMTLSGRYDHLVTKSHLVATAIDSDVTDNRSDNHFSGRASLLYAFDNGISPYVSYSQAVTPQVLSDAEGKLLKPTTAEQYEAGIKYQPIGTSDLYSVAVYDLTQKDVGNRNVQGGYFEPAGKVHSQGLELEARTQLTPRLSTIASYTLNRVRYKDAIDGNDGNKPYVTPNQMASLWSTFKADYGLSLGAGIRYIGKQWADNENTLRVPSVMLLDTMVRADIGAWTPSLKGAFVQLNATNLTGRDYVAGCYGTGYCYWGAERSVIATVGYDF; this comes from the coding sequence ATGATAAAGGTTTTTACCGTCAAGCGCTCCGCTTTACTCTGCGCGCTGGCGCTCATCGCCCCTTTTTCTTCATCGGCTGAAGAAACCCTGGTTGTGACCGCCAAACCTGCTGACACCGCAACCTCTCCTACGCTTGGCTATACCGCCACCACAACCCGTGGTGCGACCAAAACCGACGAGCCGCTGATTACCACCGGGCAAAGCATTTCCGTCGTGACCCGCCAGCAAATGGAAGACCAGGGCGCGCAAACCATTAACAACGCGCTGAACTATACCCCGGGCGTGTTCACCGGCTTCTCCGGCGGCGCAACCCGCTACGATACCGTCGCGTTACGGGGCTTCCACGGCGGGGATGTGAATAATATCTTCCTTGATGGCCTTCGCCTGATGAGCGACGCGGGCAGCTTTAACGTGGTCCAGGTCGATCCCTGGTTCCTCGAACGGCTGGATGTTATCAAAGGCCCTTCCTCCGCACTTTACGGCCAGACCGTGCCGGGCGGCCTGGTGATGGAAACCTCGAAACGCCCGCAGTTTGTTGAAGAAGGCCACGTGCGGGCAATCTTCGGCAACCACAATACCAACGGTACGGCGTTTGATTACACCAACGCGATTAATGACCAGTGGGCCTTCCGTATCACCGGCCTGACCAAAAATAGCGATACACAGTATGAAAACACGCGTGACGAACGTTACGCTATTTCGCCCTCCCTGCTTTGGCAGCCGGATGATGCAACGTCTTTGGTGCTAAGAGCTTACCTGGAAAAAGATCCGTCCGGCGGCTACCACGGTTCCGTTCCGGGCGACGGCAGTCTTTACACCACCACGGGACGCAAGCTGGATACCGGGTTCTCAGACGTACAGCCGGGGGATGACGCTTTTAAGCGCCACCAGCAGATCTACAGCTACGAGTTTGCACACGCCTTCGACGATGTCTGGTCTTTCCGCTCAAACGCCAGCTATACCCACTCAAACGTAGCGCTTCGGCAGGCTTACCAAATTGGCTGGGCAGATACCGCGCATAACGAACTGGCGCGCTACTACAGCCGTGAAAACTCCTCGCTGGATGCCTGGGCCATCGACAACCAGTTGGAAGCCGACTTCGCGACCGGCGACCTGCAGCATAAAGTGGTGCTCGGCGGGGAATACCACCGGTTCACCAACGATTTGACGGACGGAACGGGCTACACCACCAACCTGAACCCATGGACCGACGTTTCTGGCGGCGTTGGCGGTTACTACTATTACGATCCACGTGACCCAAGCTACACGACAATTAATCAGGGGCTTTTGGTTAAATCAGGCCGACGCCAGTATGAGCAAACCGGGGCTTATCTGCAGGATGAGATGAAGTGGGACCGCTGGCATATGACGCTGTCTGGCCGCTACGATCATCTGGTCACCAAAAGCCATCTGGTGGCGACGGCGATCGACAGTGACGTGACGGACAACCGCAGCGACAACCACTTTAGCGGCCGCGCATCTCTGCTGTACGCCTTTGATAACGGTATTTCGCCGTATGTGAGCTACAGCCAGGCCGTCACGCCGCAGGTACTTTCCGATGCCGAAGGCAAGCTGCTGAAACCGACAACCGCAGAACAGTACGAGGCCGGGATTAAATACCAGCCAATTGGCACCAGCGATCTGTATAGCGTCGCCGTTTACGATTTGACCCAAAAAGATGTGGGCAACCGTAACGTTCAGGGCGGCTATTTTGAACCGGCAGGTAAAGTGCATTCCCAGGGGCTGGAGCTGGAAGCCCGCACTCAGTTGACACCACGCCTGTCGACCATTGCCAGCTACACCCTCAACCGGGTTCGCTATAAAGACGCCATTGACGGTAATGACGGCAACAAGCCGTACGTCACGCCAAATCAAATGGCGAGCCTGTGGAGCACGTTTAAAGCCGATTATGGCCTGAGCCTGGGCGCAGGGATTCGCTACATCGGCAAACAATGGGCCGACAACGAAAATACCCTGCGTGTTCCTTCCGTAATGCTGCTGGATACCATGGTTCGGGCAGATATAGGCGCATGGACACCGTCGCTGAAAGGCGCGTTTGTGCAGCTCAATGCCACCAACCTGACGGGCCGTGACTATGTGGCGGGCTGCTACGGGACAGGCTATTGCTATTGGGGCGCAGAACGTTCCGTGATTGCAACCGTGGGCTACGATTTCTAA
- the ycgR gene encoding flagellar brake protein YcgR → MSHYNDQFLKQSPLAVLGVLRDLHRQQVPVRLEWSNGQFISKILDVSAERLVLDFGSQAQENLSVQKANDIDFIAETQGAKVEFSLPGLKATEYQNLPAFTTPLPPSLWFVQRREYFRITAPTQPQYYCRTELADGSQFAFRLCDLSLGGMGALVDGTLPPGLAPGLRFGRVEMDLVEWGKFYFDMQLVMVSERKVVDSKNETISTPRLSFRFLNVNPAVERELQKIIFSLERSARERANRVK, encoded by the coding sequence TTGAGTCACTATAACGATCAGTTCCTGAAGCAGTCTCCTCTGGCAGTATTAGGTGTGTTACGTGATTTACACAGACAGCAGGTTCCCGTCAGGCTGGAATGGTCTAACGGGCAGTTCATCAGCAAAATTCTCGACGTTTCGGCGGAGCGTTTAGTGCTGGACTTTGGCAGCCAGGCGCAGGAGAACCTTTCCGTGCAGAAGGCCAACGATATTGATTTCATCGCTGAAACGCAGGGGGCAAAAGTCGAATTCTCGCTGCCGGGCCTTAAAGCGACGGAATATCAAAATCTCCCGGCGTTTACCACGCCGCTGCCGCCATCGCTGTGGTTCGTTCAGCGTCGGGAATACTTCCGTATAACCGCGCCTACGCAGCCCCAGTACTATTGTCGCACCGAGCTGGCCGATGGGTCTCAGTTTGCCTTCCGGCTCTGTGACCTGTCTCTCGGCGGAATGGGGGCACTGGTGGATGGCACATTGCCGCCAGGACTTGCGCCCGGCCTGCGTTTTGGCCGCGTAGAGATGGATCTCGTGGAATGGGGCAAGTTTTATTTTGATATGCAGCTGGTGATGGTTTCGGAGCGAAAAGTGGTGGACAGTAAAAATGAAACCATTTCTACTCCGCGCCTGAGTTTTCGTTTCTTAAACGTCAACCCGGCGGTCGAGCGCGAACTGCAGAAAATTATTTTCTCGCTGGAGCGGTCGGCCCGGGAAAGGGCCAACCGTGTGAAATAG
- the treA gene encoding alpha,alpha-trehalase TreA: MIKTVLRRPYALCFAAQMAAAGAVFGLTPLASFAAQETETPRPPEPQSPDELFGPLFIDVQTAKLFPDQKTFADAVPKGDPLMILADYRMQRRLSGFDLRHFVDVNFILPKEDKKPVPPEGESLREHINGLWPELTRTANSDNKWDPLLPLPKPYVVPGGRFHELYYWNSYFTLLGLAESGRWDDVQNMVDNFAHEIDTWGYIPNGNRSYYLGRSQPPFFAMMVELLAQNKGDSVYTTYFPQLKQEYSWWMEGSDALKPGEAHARVVKLKNGALLNRYWDEKDTPRTESYLDDVTTAKNTPSRAATDIYRDLRAAAASGWDFSSRWMDNPAQLGTIRTTSIVPVDLNALLYQLEKTLAHASELAKDSAAAQRYKQAAIDRQKAIEQNLWNAKEGWYADYDLKSNAVRNQLTAAALFPLYVHAASQDRADKMAKATRQHLLSAGGLATTSVKTTQQWDAPNGWAPLQWVATEGLQNYGHNDLALEVSFRFLSTVQNLYNKEQKLVEKYDVTTGGTGGGGGEYPLQDGFGWTNGVTLKMLDMLCPKGKSCDNAPDKLPSATPGPATETAKPAADKTESSPASSKPAP; the protein is encoded by the coding sequence ATGATAAAAACCGTTTTGCGCCGGCCTTATGCGCTTTGCTTTGCGGCCCAGATGGCCGCTGCCGGTGCCGTATTTGGCCTCACGCCGCTTGCTTCATTTGCAGCCCAGGAAACAGAAACCCCACGTCCACCCGAGCCTCAATCGCCTGATGAGCTTTTTGGGCCTTTGTTTATTGATGTTCAAACGGCGAAGCTGTTCCCCGACCAGAAAACCTTTGCGGATGCCGTGCCCAAAGGCGACCCGCTGATGATCCTTGCGGACTACCGTATGCAGCGTCGACTCTCCGGGTTCGACTTACGCCATTTTGTTGATGTGAATTTTATCCTGCCGAAGGAAGACAAAAAGCCTGTGCCGCCGGAAGGAGAAAGCCTGCGGGAGCATATCAATGGGCTCTGGCCAGAATTGACTCGTACCGCGAACAGCGACAACAAATGGGACCCGCTTCTCCCGCTGCCAAAACCCTATGTTGTGCCCGGCGGGCGCTTCCACGAGCTTTACTATTGGAACAGTTACTTCACCCTGCTGGGACTGGCGGAAAGTGGGCGCTGGGATGACGTGCAAAATATGGTGGACAACTTTGCGCACGAAATCGATACCTGGGGTTACATCCCCAACGGGAACCGCAGCTACTATCTGGGCCGTTCGCAACCACCGTTCTTCGCTATGATGGTGGAACTGCTGGCGCAGAATAAAGGCGATAGCGTTTACACAACTTATTTCCCGCAGTTGAAGCAGGAGTACAGCTGGTGGATGGAAGGCAGCGACGCCCTCAAACCGGGTGAAGCCCATGCCCGCGTGGTGAAACTCAAGAATGGTGCCCTGCTCAACCGTTACTGGGATGAGAAAGACACGCCGCGAACCGAGTCTTACCTCGACGACGTCACCACTGCAAAAAATACGCCGTCGCGTGCGGCCACGGATATTTATCGCGATCTGCGGGCCGCCGCCGCTTCCGGCTGGGACTTCAGCTCCCGCTGGATGGATAATCCAGCCCAGCTGGGCACCATCCGTACCACAAGCATTGTGCCTGTGGACCTAAATGCGCTGCTCTATCAGCTTGAAAAAACTCTGGCGCACGCCAGCGAGCTGGCAAAAGATAGCGCCGCAGCACAGCGCTATAAGCAGGCAGCGATTGATCGCCAAAAAGCGATTGAGCAAAACCTGTGGAACGCCAAAGAAGGCTGGTACGCGGATTACGATCTGAAAAGCAACGCGGTTCGAAACCAGCTAACCGCCGCCGCCCTGTTCCCGCTCTATGTTCATGCCGCTTCGCAAGACAGAGCGGATAAGATGGCGAAAGCCACCCGCCAGCATCTGCTCAGCGCGGGTGGACTTGCCACCACTAGCGTAAAAACGACTCAGCAATGGGATGCTCCAAACGGTTGGGCGCCGCTGCAATGGGTCGCCACCGAAGGTCTGCAAAATTACGGGCATAACGACCTCGCGCTGGAAGTCAGTTTCCGCTTCCTGAGCACGGTGCAGAATCTCTACAACAAAGAGCAAAAGCTGGTTGAAAAATACGATGTGACCACCGGTGGCACGGGCGGTGGCGGCGGTGAATATCCGCTACAGGATGGCTTCGGCTGGACCAACGGCGTCACGCTGAAAATGCTGGATATGCTTTGCCCGAAAGGCAAATCCTGCGACAACGCGCCGGATAAACTGCCTTCAGCCACGCCAGGCCCGGCGACGGAAACGGCCAAACCTGCCGCAGATAAAACGGAGAGCTCACCTGCCTCGAGCAAGCCAGCGCCGTAA
- the emtA gene encoding membrane-bound lytic murein transglycosylase EmtA, translating into MKLRGFIILVLFLAGCSSHSPQQQAPWDPTIPTQRALNWMPLTEVSGQQWGVSPRLITAIIAVESGGNPKLVSASNAIGLMQIKGSTAGKEVYRNQGFSGQPSDSELRDPARNIDIGTAYLSILEHGILRGINDPQVMQYALIVSYVNGAGALLRTFDSDRQDAIDKINRLSPDEFYQHVATNHPAPQAPRYLYKVTRAMNAI; encoded by the coding sequence GTGAAATTAAGAGGGTTTATCATTCTGGTGCTTTTTTTGGCCGGTTGCTCCAGCCATTCTCCGCAGCAGCAGGCGCCGTGGGATCCGACCATCCCCACCCAGCGGGCGCTGAACTGGATGCCGCTGACCGAAGTCTCCGGGCAGCAATGGGGCGTTAGCCCAAGGTTGATAACGGCGATCATTGCGGTAGAGTCGGGCGGCAACCCGAAGCTGGTTAGCGCTTCTAATGCCATCGGCCTGATGCAAATCAAAGGCTCCACGGCGGGCAAAGAGGTATACCGCAATCAAGGCTTCAGTGGGCAGCCATCGGACAGCGAACTGCGAGATCCGGCACGCAATATCGACATCGGCACAGCGTATTTGAGTATTCTGGAACACGGCATTTTACGGGGGATCAACGACCCGCAGGTGATGCAGTACGCGCTAATCGTTTCTTACGTGAACGGGGCGGGGGCGCTATTAAGAACCTTTGACTCTGACAGGCAGGACGCGATTGACAAGATTAACCGCCTGAGTCCGGATGAGTTCTACCAGCACGTAGCGACTAACCATCCTGCGCCGCAGGCACCGCGCTACCTGTATAAGGTCACGCGGGCCATGAATGCTATTTAA
- a CDS encoding serine/threonine protein kinase yields the protein MLDNDFIPKVPNALPPGYRFDEFEIQEAIDASMTSILYRAWDHQLERLVAIREYMPKAYVMRNDMMELVLHSERDHLVYTTGLNSFMQEARQLAHFNHPNLPQVLRIWSDNNTAYVVTLFYSGITLDELQKQQPSLIDEAWLRRMLPMLCGALATLHAAEHLHRNLSLKSIQIQDNGLPILLNTGAPRRGQGSLDEGNTLLHPGFAPLEQYTGDLASQLGPWTDIYAVGAVLYTLITGSAPPASVARSIQDSCVRLAESQPEGYSLNLLQAVDKALSLKPEDRPQSIDAFAALLNIQPDDVRELVSSKKTGTALVPVEDPDSTVALPRWKRYQAALQIGAAAVAGLIVGALLFGRGSPAVSSPEPAPASLAVNQSPAQVSAAPAAAAAESTLARVYIRMNDGEQLSVNGKVQKLTPAANGFASLQLPAGKYLLALSGGEIPRKQTIVVANSGTWLVNPQG from the coding sequence ATGCTAGATAACGATTTTATCCCAAAAGTCCCGAACGCTCTGCCGCCTGGCTACCGCTTCGATGAGTTTGAAATTCAGGAAGCCATCGACGCCAGCATGACCAGTATTCTTTATCGGGCGTGGGATCACCAGCTAGAACGCCTGGTGGCTATCCGTGAATACATGCCTAAAGCTTACGTGATGCGCAATGACATGATGGAGCTGGTGCTGCACAGCGAACGCGATCACCTGGTCTATACCACCGGCCTGAACAGCTTTATGCAAGAAGCGCGTCAGTTGGCGCACTTTAACCATCCCAATCTGCCTCAGGTGCTGCGCATCTGGAGCGATAACAATACGGCTTACGTCGTCACCCTGTTTTATAGCGGTATTACGCTCGATGAACTGCAAAAGCAGCAGCCGTCGCTGATTGATGAAGCGTGGCTCCGCCGGATGCTGCCAATGCTTTGCGGCGCGCTGGCAACGCTGCATGCGGCCGAGCATCTGCACCGCAACCTGTCGCTGAAAAGCATTCAAATTCAGGATAATGGGCTGCCTATCCTGCTCAACACTGGTGCGCCACGCCGGGGGCAAGGCTCACTGGATGAAGGTAACACCCTGCTCCATCCCGGTTTTGCCCCGCTGGAGCAGTACACTGGAGACCTGGCCAGCCAGCTAGGGCCATGGACCGATATCTACGCCGTCGGTGCCGTGCTGTATACGCTTATTACCGGCAGTGCACCGCCTGCCAGCGTCGCTCGCAGTATTCAGGACAGCTGCGTCAGGCTCGCGGAAAGCCAACCCGAAGGCTATTCCCTCAATTTACTGCAGGCGGTTGATAAAGCGCTGTCGCTGAAGCCGGAAGATCGCCCTCAGTCCATTGACGCTTTTGCGGCCCTGCTGAATATCCAGCCAGACGACGTACGTGAACTGGTGAGCAGTAAAAAAACGGGTACCGCGCTGGTGCCGGTAGAAGATCCCGACAGCACCGTGGCTCTTCCGCGTTGGAAACGCTATCAAGCAGCCCTGCAAATCGGCGCAGCTGCCGTCGCGGGCCTGATTGTCGGTGCACTACTTTTTGGCCGGGGAAGCCCTGCTGTAAGTTCGCCGGAACCTGCCCCTGCGTCACTGGCGGTGAATCAAAGCCCGGCACAGGTCAGTGCGGCCCCTGCAGCCGCCGCGGCTGAAAGTACGCTTGCCAGAGTCTATATCCGAATGAACGACGGTGAGCAGCTTTCGGTGAACGGTAAAGTGCAAAAGCTGACGCCCGCTGCCAACGGTTTTGCATCACTTCAGCTCCCGGCCGGCAAATACTTGTTGGCGCTGAGCGGAGGCGAAATACCCCGCAAGCAAACCATTGTGGTAGCGAATTCCGGTACCTGGCTGGTGAACCCACAGGGGTGA